In Zygosaccharomyces rouxii strain CBS732 chromosome D complete sequence, one DNA window encodes the following:
- the MEI4 gene encoding Mei4p (weakly similar to uniprot|P29467 Saccharomyces cerevisiae YER044C-A MEI4 Functions in early recombination mRNA is meiosis-specific and has 88 bp intron at 5' end spliced independently of MER1.) — protein MLMISSGEPLFMFRPFSYCLDTYQSAVSKVQRQAAEEYIRGGVFPNVSFFLPTTQHGRRLDYLIKFRNPQLWGKLQDVIQPPIQLPVGGNIDGIVPQELSHLKLNRSLLMHLESVYQYQNDKSLKGNIDIQKSFGDDVSDSDVLRWFWPNYKLLAIILSLKKDPGDILRLFQCFQMFLISFSCFHCKQSNFLTDVMIIKFVKSELVTIRERPPKSTAKFVPLGSTFHESFQLNRMCTLHFDTVRQVLELQSKIEQSSLVCVAFGKICLVLESLVHVLLAHRDSSKASHSTASTANSAFRNRYLNRSRNMSHKYTNELFAALKKGVGSNQEKTHSLRLIVMELLTLIDKVHWPHHHPKPTEAQTDRLNVQSTILVTGDLDLIAKFRLCHWPDWSVHLEHK, from the exons ATGCTGATGATTAGTAGTGGTGAGCCGTTGTTTATGTTTCGTCCTTTTTCTTATTGTCTTGACACGTATCAGTCGGCGGTTAGCAAGGTTCAGCGGCAAGCCGCGGAGGAGTATATAAGAGGAGGCGTCTTTCCAAATGTTTCATTTTTCCTCCCCACAACACAGCATGGACGAAGACTGGATTATC TTATCAAATTTCGTAACCCTCAATTATGGGGGAAATTACAAGATGTTATTCAACCACCAATACAGTTACCAGTTGGTGGTAACATCGATGGTATAGTTCCCCAAGAATTATCGCATTTGAAACTTAACAGATCTTTGCTCATGCATTTGGAGTCGGtttatcaatatcaaaatgACAAATCCCTGAAAGGTAATATCGATATTCAAAAATCCTTTGGCGATGATGTTTCTGATAGTGATGTCTTACGATGGTTTTGGCCAAATTATAAATTGTTGGCAAtcattttatcattaaagAAGGACCCCGGTGATATTTTACGTCTTTTCCAATGTTTCCAAATGTTTCTCATCTCATTTAGTTGCTTTCATTGCAAACAGTCCAACTTTCTTACAGATGTCATGATTATAAAATTTGTGAAAAGTGAGCTTGTTACCATTAGAGAGAGGCCCCCTAAGTCAACCGCTAAATTTGTCCCCTTGGGGTCTACTTTCCATGAAAGCTTCCAACTGAATCGTATGTGTACATTACATTTTGACACAGTGCGTCAGGTATTGGAATTGCAATCTAAAATAGAACAGAGTTCACTCGTTTGTGTGGcttttggtaaaatttgtTTGGTTTTGGAGAGCTTAGTTCATGTTCTCTTGGCACACCGTGATTCAAGTAAAGCTAGTCATTCCACGGCATCAACCGCCAATTCCGCATTCAGAAACCGATATTTGAATCGATCTCGAAACATGTCTCACAAATATACTAATGAATTGTTTGCCGCTCTGAAAAAGGGAGTAGGCTCGAATCAGGAAAAGACCCACTCATTGAGATTAATTGTGATGGAACTTTTAACGTTGATCGATAAAGTCCATTGGCCTCATCATCACCCTAAACCAACTGAGGCTCAAACAGACCGATTAAATGTACAATCTACCATTCTGGTTACTGGCGATTTGGATCTAATAGCTAAATTCAGATTGTGTCATTGGCCCGATTGGTCAGTCCATCTTGAACACAaatga
- the SPO73 gene encoding Spo73p (similar to uniprot|P40031 Saccharomyces cerevisiae YER046W SPO73 Meiosis-specific protein of unknown function required for spore wall formation during sporulation dispensible for both nuclear divisions during meiosis), which translates to MDILKSTDESDVIIENQRGFTLLGYPFFSPKLLFPRLDPNNFQIMNREKGTLIDIRSNRRSIRDVFPLEGYDRCGRWFVDMRVGNVDDQGWVYSWNFSHGRWRDGKGLVRRRIWVRHSLDPACPTNDEAIEQFPLHSTENAREQSDEDLPLVTVLQRQLLDRHKFEILEKCDKSIFQDEELCRNIQDCFQYASSKHKFQEWLKQK; encoded by the coding sequence ATGGATATCCTAAAGTCAACTGATGAATCTGATGTGATTATCGAGAATCAAAGAGGCTTTACACTACTGGGATacccatttttttctccaaaacTTCTTTTTCCACGTCTTGATCCGAATAACTTCCAAATAATGAACCGTGAGAAGGGAACTCTTATCGATATTAGAAGTAATCGTAGATCTATTAGAGATGTCTTCCCGTTAGAAGGTTACGATCGATGTGGTAGGTGGTTCGTTGATATGAGAGTCGGCAATGTCGATGATCAAGGTTGGGTTTACAGTTGGAACTTTAGCCATGGTAGATGGAGAGATGGAAAAGGTTTAGTGAGAAGAAGGATATGGGTTCGACATAGTTTGGATCCAGCATGTCCAACGAATGATGAAGCCATCGAACAATTCCCGCTGCACTCCACAGAAAATGCGCGAGAGcaaagtgatgaagatctGCCATTAGTGACGGTATTGCAGAGACAATTACTAGATAGGCATAAGTTTGAAATCTTAGAGAAATGTGATAAATCGATATTCCAAGACGAAGAACTGTGTCGAAATATCCAAGACTGCTTCCAATATGCATCCTCAAAGCATAAGTTCCAAGAGTGGTTGAAACAAAAGTGA
- the CST6 gene encoding Cst6p (some similarities with uniprot|P40535 Saccharomyces cerevisiae YIL036W CST6 Basic leucine zipper (bZIP) transcription factor of the ATF/CREB family activates transcription of genes involved in utilization of non-optimal carbon sources) has protein sequence MNHTALTGVSPSFVVPVSDGSNNNNNNNNSRNNNNGDGNTGSVDVSNNNNNNNINGGEVPFDLWNQELLREKCNSIFSQPNSHALNDRQIQEALSPFFSGVDVTHLPMTNPPIFQSSIAQYDEPIRRRRISIGNGQIGQLGEDVETVENLYESQVPPMPPMTHHASSTQQMHQAPQFPPNLDDHGISSLKPQTSSVPAGQNPPPSIPMTRSNSSSSSTPAPGTSGWKRARMLERNRVAAYKCRQRKKVAQVQLQKDFDVLAEENRVMKKKLDYYEKLVTKFKTFFEGHLGRCASNERESLKIIESMLRIDSGVSEVDDSGLVVKMET, from the coding sequence ATGAATCATACAGCGCTAACAGGTGTATCTCCAAGTTTTGTTGTGCCTGTTAGTGACGgcagtaataataataacaacaacaacaacagtaGAAACAACAATAACGGTGACGGTAATACTGGCAGCGTTGACGTTagtaacaacaataacaataataatattaacGGTGGCGAAGTTCCATTTGATCTGTGGAACCAAGAATTGCTTCGAGAGAAGTGCAACAGTATTTTTAGTCAACCGAATTCGCATGCTTTAAACGATAGACAAATTCAAGAGGCACTATCACCCTTTTTCTCTGGCGTTGATGTTACCCATTTGCCAATGACAAATccaccaatttttcagtcaAGTATAGCACAGTATGATGAACCGAtaagaaggagaagaatCAGTATAGGTAACGGTCAAATCGGTCAGCTAGGAGAAGATGTAGAGACTGTGGAAAATCTTTATGAATCACAGGTACCGCCCATGCCACCGATGACACACCATGCATCATCAACTCAGCAAATGCACCAAGCGCCGCAATTTCCACCGAACCTAGATGATCATGGGATATCTTCCTTAAAGCCACAGACATCGTCGGTACCAGCTGGTCAAAATCCACCGCCATCGATCCCTATGACAAGGAGTAATAGTAGTTCTAGTAGTACTCCTGCACCTGGTACTTCAGGCTGGAAGAGGGCAAGAATGTTAGAAAGAAACCGTGTGGCAGCCTATAAATGTAGGCAACGTAAAAAGGTGGCACAAGTTCAACTACAAAAGGATTTTGATGTATTGGCTGAAGAAAATAGagtaatgaagaaaaagttGGACTACTATGAAAAATTAGTAACGAAGTTTAAGACTTTTTTTGAAGGCCATTTAGGTAGATGCGCGTCCAACGAAAGGGAATCTCTTAAAATTATTGAGAGTATGCTAAGAATTGATTCAGGTGTAAGTGAAGTGGATGACAGCGGGCTTGTGGTGAAGATGGAGACTTAG
- a CDS encoding uncharacterized protein (some similarities with uniprot|P38079 Saccharomyces cerevisiae YBR054W YRO2 Putative plasma membrane protein of unknown function transcriptionally regulated by Haa1p green fluorescent protein (GFP)-fusion protein localizes to the cell periphery and bud) has protein sequence MAWIHDLNFYYMTLSKKIGLDTVSPLYSVIFLLLLLWFPYPGCYGLPGDGTFLQGDSEAVFYGIPDLIVVGALPVLFVPLASAVGLKHLGQGLYDQDLKLVILISKCYIPIIKSKIHLSVL, from the coding sequence ATGGCTTGGATCCATGATCTTAATTTTTACTATATGACCCTTTCGAAGAAAATTGGTCTTGACACCGTTAGTCCTCTTTATAGTGTCatttttctccttcttctaCTGTGGTTCCCTTACCCAGGATGTTACGGCCTACCAGGAGATGGAACCTTTTTACAGGGAGATTCTGAAGCTGTATTTTACGGTATTCCCGATCTAATAGTTGTGGGAGCCTTACCAGTATTATTCGTACCGCTAGCATCTGCAGTCGGTTTAAAACATCTAGGTCAGGGACTATACgatcaagatttaaaattggtgatACTAATATCAAAGTGCTATATCCCTATAATCAAGTCTAAAATACATCTCAGTGTTCTGTAA